One stretch of Columba livia isolate bColLiv1 breed racing homer chromosome 29, bColLiv1.pat.W.v2, whole genome shotgun sequence DNA includes these proteins:
- the CCDC65 gene encoding dynein regulatory complex subunit 2: protein MPAKRHSKASVAGQDGLLLLQSQALAQEEEAKAKRELLTRFLKDKLAKEQHSSTLNLHKLNVQWQAILREAKAKELRQDVEILSQTFARVMDCKDSAIESLVTDLEEAEEQHARALRSHLHNVDRLLQLQSCRLACLEEGYSAQLSALQSEFEAERTAILEQHKRESCYLRDLALTMEQNYSESDHEATLNFQSARDDIKNKSLQEKQYCRLQLNGKTAELWEQFRQAMQSFTEATEHQKIAFEVLKEKDQKSSREIEMQEKKLQKLQDLVAATKGQIVVHLRENEEQNEHLRMEKERALRQLQELKGKLNQARAKAHSNLARLTVQSSAALSTLQQVVEKGQRILRLAEMCRKLETEEEKVLPFYPSSLAEGEQQDAQRVFEETPTEPLAQAMRDYVGLERFWQRFNKVKLEEKALEQERATLRQRNRQLRALLRQYMEGISISQGVLVEPNPPLGAQNKSCGPRDSPCAHGDLAQGHQGATRPNSLDPVPSSSGRESPVTSPAQRGAWGHHRDRDCPEVP from the exons ATGCCAGCGAAACGCCATTCGAAGGCCTCGGTGGCGGGGCAGGAcgggctcctgctgctgcagagccaaGCGCTGgcccaggaggaggaggccaAGGCCAAGCGGGAGCTGCTCACCCGCTTCCTGAAG GACAAGTTGGCCaaggagcagcacagcagcaccctGAACCTCCACAAGCTCAACGTGCAGTGGCAGGCAATTCTGCGGGAGGCCAAGGCCAAGGAGCTGCGCCAGGATGTCGAGATCCTCAGCCAGACCTTCGCGCGAGTGATGGACTGCAAGGACAGTGCCATCGAG TCCCTGGTCACAGACCTGGAGGAGGCGGAGGAGCAGCACGCCCGGGCCCTGCGCAGCCACCTGCACAACGTCGACcgcctgctgcagctccagagctgcCGCCTGGCCTGCCTGGAGGAGGGGTACAGCGCCCAGCTGAGCGCCCTGCAGAGCGAGTTTGAGGCTGAGCG CACGGCCATCCTCGAGCAGCACAAGCGAGAGAGCTGCTACCTGCGGGACTTGGCGCTGACCATGGAGCAGAATTACAGCGAGAGCGACCACGAGGCCACGCTGAATTTCCAGAGCGCCCGGGATGACATCAAGAATAAG AGCCTGCAGGAGAAGCAGTACTGCCGCCTGCAGCTGAACGGGAAgacagcagagctctgggagCAGTTCCGACAGGCCATGCAGAGCTTCACAGAGGCCACCGAGCACCAGAAGATCGCTTTTGAGGTGCTGAAGGAGAAGGACCAGAAGAGCTCCAGGGAGATCGAGATGCAGGAGAAGAAGCTGCAAAAGCTCCAG GACTTGGTAGCAGCCACCAAGGGCCAGATCGTAGTGCACCTCCGGGAGAACGAGGAGCAGAACGAGCACCTGCGGATGGAGAAGGAACGAGCCCTCCGCCAACTCCAGGAGCTCAAGGGCAAGCTGAACCAGGCCAGGGCTAAGGCCCACAGCAACCTGGCCAGGCTCACCGTGCAGAGCAGCGCAGCCCTGAGCACCCTGCAGCAGGTGGTGGAGAAG GGCCAGCGCATCCTGCGACTGGCTGAGATGTGCCGCAAGCTGGagacagaggaggagaaggtgctgCCCTTCTACCCCTCCTCGCTGGCGGAGGGGGAGCAGCAAGACGCCCAGCGAGTCTTCGAGGAGACACCCACGGAGCCCCTGGCCCAG GCCATGCGGGATTACGTGGGGCTGGAGCGGTTCTGGCAGCGCTTCAACAAGGTGAAGCTGGAGGAGAAAGCGCTGGAGCAGGAGCGGGCGACCCTGAGGCAGAGGAACCGGCAGCTGCGGGCGCTGCTGCGGCAGTACATGGAGGGGATCTCCATCAGCCAGGGGGTGCTTGTGGAGCCCAACCCGCCCCTTGGAGCCCAAAACAAGAGCTGTGGCCCCAGGGACTCGCCCTGCGCCCACGGGGACCTTGCGCAGGGTCACCAGGGTGCCACACGCCCCAACAGCCTTGACCCCGTCCCCAGCTCCAGCGGCAGAGAATCCCCCGTCACGTCCCCTGCTCAGCGTGGCGCCTGGGGACACCACAGAGACCGTGACTGCCCAGAGGTGCCATAA